In Artemia franciscana chromosome 4, ASM3288406v1, whole genome shotgun sequence, a single window of DNA contains:
- the LOC136026009 gene encoding zinc finger protein 570-like: MAISFGNFDLDPYSQLMTGVTDFTYQEDLKLDCKKQIPLKHKLARHMRTQNGKKHYECEECKKKFSFKSHLAVHMRIHSGEKPYECETCKKKFSAKCNLPAHMRIHSGEKPYECETCKKKFSDKSNLAVHMRIHSGEKPYECETCKSKFSTKSHLAVHMRIHSGEKPYECETCKKKFSVKSHLTVHMRIHNGEKPYECETCKSKFSVKSHLTVHMRIHSGEKPYECDVCKKKLSSQFALTEHRRTHTGEKPYGRETCKMEFSFKSEFAKHIRTHNGEKPYECEAWLEKFSMKNDLTRHMKTHADEKPYEFEELKSDTRC, encoded by the coding sequence ATGGCAATAAGTTTTGGAAACTTTGATCTTGACCCTTATTCCCAGCTTATGACTGGAGTGACCGATTTTACATACCAAGAAGACTTAAAACTGGACTGcaaaaaacaaattcctttgAAGCACAAATTGGCCAGGCATATGAGAactcaaaatggaaaaaaacactATGAATGTGaagaatgcaaaaagaaattttctttcaagtcCCATTTGGCTGTGCATATGAGAATTCACAGtggtgaaaaaccatatgaatgtgaaacatgcaaaaagaaattttctgccAAGTGCAATTTGCCTGCGCATATGAGAATTCACAGtggtgaaaaaccatatgaatgtgaaacatgcaaaaagaaattttctgacaAGTCCAATTTGGCTGTGCATATGAGAATTCACAGTGGAGAAAAACCgtatgaatgtgaaacatgcaaaagtaaattttctacCAAGTCCCATTTGGCTGTGCATATGAGAATTCACAGtggtgaaaaaccatatgaatgtgaaacatgcaaaaagaaattttctgtcAAGTCCCATTTGACTGTGCATATGAGAATTCACAAtggtgaaaaaccatatgaatgtgaaacatgcaaaagtaaattttctgtCAAGTCCCATTTGACTGTGCATATGAGAATTCACAGtggtgaaaaaccatatgaatgtgacgtatgcaaaaagaaattgtcTTCACAGTTTGCTTTGACTGAGCATAGGAGAACGCACACTGGTGAAAAACCCTATGGACGTGAAACAtgcaaaatggaattttctttCAAGTCCGAGTTTGCTAAGCATATAAGAACTCACAATGGAGAAAAACCCTATGAATGTGAAGCATGGTTAGAAAAATTTTCTATGAAGAACGATTTAACTAGGCACATGAAAACCCACGCTGatgaaaaaccatatgaatttgaagaattaaaaagtGATACGAGGTGTTAG